One part of the Microtus ochrogaster isolate Prairie Vole_2 chromosome 18, MicOch1.0, whole genome shotgun sequence genome encodes these proteins:
- the LOC101995265 gene encoding interferon-inducible GTPase 1-like, with product MGQVSSPASKDEDNGDLESSFTNYFKKIKTENKLISQEHIHLIESHLEKGNIQVASSVINDALKNIGNTPINIAVIGECGAGKSSFINALREVGPEDEDAAEVGVVLTTVEKTPYKHPKNKMFILWDLPGIRTMNFPMEDYLEKVKFQEYDFFIIVSSACFTKLDLDLAKAIRFMKKNYYFVRTKVDLDLDNEKKYKPRTFDREKTLQQIRSMCVNAFRRNNMDVPQIFLISNSNLSDYDFPCLIDTMIKDLPAQKHHNFMLSLANITEAAFNKKRKSMQQTILLKAKKTDCLATIPAMSILKCDVEELKVKLNHYRVLFGVDDASLEVIAKDSHVPVEHLKKIIKSPYLLEIKKRKTLKGNLLKYLEKFTSDNASRPYYKKTDYLQLLFLDTVTEDAKVVLRETYSKTSSTSYHPQLLTMDKCYPFLKFLAGLVAVFLFCFILGFKHEEGSNLQITF from the coding sequence ATGGGTCAGGTTTCCTCTCCTGCATCTAAGGACGAAGACAATGGAGATTTGGAGTCCAGTTTCACTAACTATTTTAAGAAGattaagacagaaaacaaactaatttcTCAGGAACATATCCATTTAATAGAATCTCAtctggaaaaaggaaacattCAGGTGGCAAGCTCTGTAATTAATGATGCATTAAAAAATATTGGTAACACCCCAATAAATATTGCTGTGATAGGAGAGTGTGGAGCAGGGAAGTCCAGTTTCATCAATGCCCTGAGGGAGGTTGGACCTGAAGATGAAGATGCAGCTGAAGTTGGCGTGGTATTGACAACTGTAGAGAAAACGCCATACAAACaccccaaaaataaaatgttcattttatggGACCTGCCTGGCATTAGAACTATGAACTTTCCAATGGAAGATTATCTGGAGAAAGTGAAATTCCAAGAGTATGATTTCTTCATTATTGTCTCTTCCGCATGTTTTACAAAACTTGACCTAGACCTTGCCAAAGCAATCAGATTTATGAAAAAGAATTACTACTTTGTGAGAACCAAGGTGGACCTGGATTTAGACAATGAGAAGAAATACAAACCTCGCACCTTTGACAGAGAAAAGACCCTGCAGCAGATCAgaagcatgtgtgtgaatgccttCAGAAGGAATAACATGGATGTACCAcagattttcttgatttctaacaGCAATTTATCTGACTATGATTTTCCATGCCTGATAGACACAATGATAAAGGATCTTCCTGCTCAAAAGCACCACAATTTTATGCTTTCCTTGGCTAATATTACAGAGGCAGCCTTTAACAAAAAGCGCAAGTCTATGCAGCAAACTATCTTGTTGAAAGCCAAGAAGACTGATTGTTTAGCTACTATTCCTGCAATGAGCATCCTCAAGTGTGATGTGGAGGAGCTGAAGGTGAAGTTAAACCACTATCGAGTCCTCTTTGGAGTAGATGATGCATCCCTGGAAGTCATTGCTAAGGATTCTCATGTGCCTGTTgaacacttgaaaaaaatcattaaatctcCTTATTTGTTGgaaattaagaaaaggaaaacattaaaaggaaatCTTTTGAAATACTTGGAGAAATTTACCTCAGACAATGCTTCACGTCCCTACTATAAGAAAACCGATTACTTACAACTTCTTTTCCTTGACACAGTGACTGAAGATGCCAAAGTTGTCCTTAGAGAGACATACTCAAAAACTAGTTCAACTTCATATCACCCACAGCTACTGACCATGGATAAGTGTTACCCTTTCCTCAAGTTCTTGGCCGGATTAgtggctgtttttttgttttgttttatcttaggTTTTAAGCATGAAGAGGGGAGTAATCtccaaataactttttaa